The proteins below come from a single Streptomyces spongiicola genomic window:
- a CDS encoding class I SAM-dependent methyltransferase: MTAHVSAPSLDLLAEQIATLLADPSTSHGLARTLRATAKEIDISRYHRASSRAWPNGRVDTAPEKVQIGGGAHRIDGFYNIDAVPPADLLWDVREGIPLRDDSVRFMFSEHFLEHIDYPRSAKHYAREAHRVLAPGGQLVTGAPDAAFVLRHYPDNPILSEEMVERWYAKRDCLDDINTFLDLINYVFRDQDDDPTYTPHLWAYDHDKLTHLFTEAGFRTVEPWNFDATLANPKRQWGSVYVIATK, encoded by the coding sequence ATGACCGCGCACGTCTCCGCGCCCTCGCTCGACCTCCTCGCCGAGCAGATCGCCACCCTCCTCGCGGACCCCTCGACCAGCCACGGGCTCGCCCGCACGCTGCGCGCCACCGCCAAGGAGATCGACATCAGCCGCTACCACCGCGCCAGCAGCCGGGCATGGCCGAACGGGCGCGTCGACACAGCCCCCGAGAAGGTCCAGATCGGGGGCGGCGCCCACCGCATCGACGGCTTCTACAACATCGACGCCGTACCGCCCGCCGACCTCCTCTGGGACGTCCGCGAGGGCATCCCACTGCGGGACGACAGTGTCCGGTTCATGTTCTCCGAGCACTTCCTGGAGCACATCGACTACCCCCGCTCCGCCAAGCACTACGCCCGCGAGGCCCACCGCGTCCTCGCACCGGGCGGCCAGCTCGTCACCGGCGCGCCCGACGCCGCGTTCGTCCTCCGCCATTACCCGGACAACCCGATCCTCTCGGAGGAGATGGTCGAGCGCTGGTACGCCAAGCGGGACTGCCTCGACGACATCAACACCTTCCTCGACCTGATCAACTACGTCTTCCGCGACCAGGACGACGACCCCACGTACACGCCGCACCTCTGGGCGTACGACCACGACAAGCTGACGCACCTGTTCACCGAGGCCGGCTTCCGGACCGTGGAGCCGTGGAACTTCGACGCCACGCTCGCCAACCCGAAGCGCCAGTGGGGCAGCGTCTACGTCATCGCCACGAAGTAG
- a CDS encoding CYTH domain-containing protein, with amino-acid sequence MPVEIEMRARFDEEAHDRLVGRLEQEGSDLGRDDKHIYFYVLPDKLLKVTDNTAAGSAKITLKHSKIGQGVAFPETEIAIAREDVPAAVRVFNALGFESHMHEAFNRRHNYRLRGVEIAVKWSEAWGHHAEFEVLLDDDPSDAARQEATDRIFAVAKELDVTLMTERELADFTAAFEAAEQARKTTMPFEEVEPQT; translated from the coding sequence TTGCCCGTAGAGATCGAGATGCGTGCCCGATTCGACGAAGAGGCCCACGACCGGCTGGTCGGGCGCCTGGAGCAGGAGGGCAGCGACCTCGGCCGGGACGACAAGCACATCTACTTCTACGTCCTGCCGGACAAGCTGCTGAAGGTCACCGACAACACCGCCGCCGGGTCGGCGAAGATCACGCTCAAGCACAGCAAGATCGGTCAGGGCGTCGCCTTCCCCGAGACCGAGATCGCCATCGCCCGCGAGGACGTCCCCGCGGCCGTGCGGGTCTTCAATGCCCTGGGCTTCGAGTCCCACATGCACGAGGCGTTCAACCGGCGTCACAACTACCGCCTCCGTGGCGTGGAGATCGCCGTCAAGTGGAGTGAGGCGTGGGGGCACCACGCCGAGTTCGAGGTCCTGCTCGACGACGACCCGAGTGACGCCGCCCGGCAGGAGGCCACCGACCGCATCTTCGCCGTGGCCAAGGAACTGGACGTCACGCTGATGACCGAGCGGGAGCTTGCCGACTTCACCGCCGCGTTCGAGGCCGCCGAACAGGCCCGCAAGACGACGATGCCGTTCGAGGAGGTCGAACCCCAGACCTGA
- a CDS encoding nucleoside-diphosphate kinase, whose translation MAQDQEQKVERTLVLLKPDALVRGFAGKIVTRFEDAALKIVGVKMKQMDAEFTRRHYFDLEERLGSEVYEFTARFMQQGPVIALVLEGFDAIATVRKIVGSTYPNEAPAGTIRGDFSHYSRGASVASGKAVANLVHASGNAEEAQQEVELWFDKDELHDYRTLAEIFTY comes from the coding sequence ATGGCGCAGGATCAGGAACAGAAGGTGGAGCGCACGCTTGTGCTCCTCAAGCCCGACGCGCTCGTGCGGGGCTTCGCCGGGAAGATCGTCACCCGGTTCGAGGACGCGGCGCTCAAGATCGTCGGGGTCAAGATGAAGCAGATGGACGCCGAGTTCACCCGGCGCCACTACTTCGACCTCGAAGAACGGCTGGGCTCCGAGGTGTACGAGTTCACCGCCCGGTTCATGCAGCAGGGGCCGGTTATCGCGCTGGTGCTCGAAGGCTTCGACGCTATCGCCACCGTACGCAAGATCGTGGGCAGCACGTATCCGAACGAGGCTCCGGCCGGCACGATCCGGGGCGACTTCTCGCACTACAGCCGCGGTGCCAGCGTCGCCTCCGGCAAGGCGGTGGCGAACCTCGTGCACGCCTCCGGCAACGCGGAGGAGGCCCAGCAGGAGGTGGAGCTGTGGTTCGACAAGGACGAGCTGCACGACTACCGCACGCTCGCGGAGATCTTCACCTACTGA
- a CDS encoding NUDIX hydrolase has protein sequence MEVIDVWTGHRACMLQSALRLTREAFADRLGISLRTVATWHSDPEVIPRAEMQQLLDAVFESAPATVRQRFALLIAGSGGKGGEAPGTQAQVLRVAIAVVVREDDVLLVCRRDDDASGITWQFPAGVIKPGVRPEIATVRETLDETGVHCAVRRGLGERIHPVTGVHCVYFLCEYLAGDATNSDVVENLDVAWVPKNAVGRFISLDTVHPPILAALEEDV, from the coding sequence ATGGAAGTGATCGACGTATGGACCGGCCACCGCGCGTGCATGCTCCAGTCGGCTCTCCGCCTGACCCGAGAGGCGTTCGCTGACCGCCTGGGCATCTCGCTCCGGACGGTCGCCACGTGGCACTCCGACCCTGAGGTGATACCGCGCGCGGAGATGCAACAGCTCCTAGACGCCGTCTTCGAGAGCGCGCCCGCGACCGTCCGCCAGCGGTTCGCCCTGCTGATCGCGGGCTCTGGCGGCAAGGGCGGCGAAGCGCCGGGGACACAGGCACAGGTCCTGCGTGTCGCGATCGCGGTCGTTGTCCGCGAGGACGATGTCCTGCTGGTCTGCCGGCGTGACGACGACGCGTCGGGGATCACGTGGCAGTTCCCCGCCGGCGTCATCAAGCCGGGCGTCAGGCCGGAGATCGCGACGGTACGCGAGACGCTGGACGAGACCGGCGTGCACTGCGCTGTCCGGCGAGGTCTCGGGGAACGGATCCACCCCGTGACCGGCGTGCACTGCGTGTACTTCCTGTGCGAGTACCTGGCAGGGGACGCGACGAACAGCGACGTCGTGGAGAACCTCGACGTGGCCTGGGTACCGAAGAACGCGGTGGGCCGGTTCATCTCCCTCGACACCGTCCACCCACCGATCCTGGCAGCACTGGAGGAAGACGTATGA
- a CDS encoding NUDIX hydrolase, translating into MTEQTAAERPGIAAAIVVQDGGVLMVRRRIAEGQLSWQFPAGEIEAGESPEEAAVRETSEEVGLKVTSLKVLGQRVHPKTGRSMSYVACAVESGTPYVADDDELAELAWVRLPEIPEYVPYGLFEPVQEYLDATLSR; encoded by the coding sequence ATGACCGAACAGACGGCAGCGGAGCGACCGGGCATCGCGGCGGCGATCGTGGTCCAGGATGGTGGCGTGCTCATGGTCCGGCGCAGGATCGCGGAAGGACAGCTGTCCTGGCAGTTCCCCGCCGGCGAGATCGAGGCGGGCGAGAGCCCTGAAGAGGCCGCGGTTCGTGAGACCTCCGAAGAGGTCGGCCTGAAGGTGACCTCCCTCAAGGTCCTCGGCCAACGGGTACACCCCAAGACCGGCCGCAGCATGTCGTACGTCGCCTGCGCCGTGGAGTCCGGAACCCCGTACGTCGCGGACGACGACGAGCTCGCCGAGCTCGCCTGGGTCAGGCTGCCGGAGATTCCCGAGTACGTGCCGTACGGACTCTTCGAGCCGGTGCAGGAGTACCTCGACGCCACTCTGAGCCGGTGA
- a CDS encoding recombinase family protein, producing the protein MSGVVQAAAHRVPAGTPVVVYACLPLAARVPREPGRALRDVLRYVDERGWVPVGTFVDHAAVLSSRADRPEWPKALAAVEEGRAKGIVAPSMVTLWFHQEDRESPRGLAGQDRCVHLDPGSSLGPAPDDRRRFPVRTDHDHRGTAMTTTGLLLTIGLNVAFGALVLFGSKCRCR; encoded by the coding sequence GTGAGCGGTGTGGTCCAGGCCGCGGCGCATCGCGTTCCCGCCGGCACTCCGGTCGTGGTCTATGCCTGCCTCCCTCTGGCGGCCAGGGTGCCAAGGGAGCCCGGCCGGGCGCTGCGCGACGTGCTCCGGTACGTGGACGAGCGCGGCTGGGTTCCGGTGGGGACGTTCGTGGACCACGCGGCGGTGCTCTCCAGCCGGGCCGACCGCCCGGAGTGGCCGAAGGCGCTCGCCGCGGTTGAGGAGGGGCGGGCCAAGGGCATCGTGGCGCCGTCGATGGTGACGCTCTGGTTTCACCAGGAGGACCGGGAATCGCCTCGCGGCCTGGCTGGACAGGACCGGTGCGTTCATCTCGACCCCGGGAGCTCCCTGGGACCCGCGCCGGACGACCGGAGGCGGTTCCCGGTCCGGACGGACCATGACCATCGGGGGACCGCGATGACGACGACCGGCCTGTTGCTCACGATCGGCCTGAACGTGGCCTTCGGAGCCTTGGTGCTCTTCGGATCGAAGTGCAGGTGCCGATGA
- a CDS encoding ATP-binding protein, which yields MVSSVPTSIVPPSPVGSLDANVGMARIAPSPIDVAFTREESRVPQARRIGTSWLRNVCHVARSRVDSVELVLSELVGNAVVHGRGDTIGLRMRRDGGNVHLEVNDRTPSEVPRPQRASMDAEQGRGLWLVDELVHELGGRWGFTADGTVAWCVIPVAPLPSNDDGRRRL from the coding sequence ATGGTGTCCTCGGTTCCCACCTCGATCGTTCCCCCGAGCCCTGTGGGCTCCCTCGACGCCAACGTGGGTATGGCACGCATAGCGCCGTCGCCCATTGATGTCGCCTTCACGCGCGAGGAGTCGCGCGTTCCCCAGGCCCGGCGGATCGGAACCTCGTGGCTGCGGAACGTGTGCCATGTGGCCAGGTCCCGGGTCGATTCCGTCGAACTTGTGCTCTCGGAGCTGGTCGGCAACGCGGTCGTCCACGGGCGCGGCGACACCATCGGTCTTCGCATGAGACGCGACGGAGGGAACGTCCACCTGGAGGTCAACGACCGGACGCCGTCCGAGGTGCCCCGGCCTCAGCGGGCCTCGATGGACGCGGAGCAGGGGCGGGGTCTGTGGCTGGTGGACGAACTCGTGCACGAACTCGGAGGCAGATGGGGCTTCACGGCCGACGGAACGGTGGCCTGGTGCGTGATCCCGGTCGCACCGCTGCCTTCGAACGACGACGGGAGGCGGCGACTGTGA
- a CDS encoding tetratricopeptide repeat protein — protein MGDRQLTVFGMLVRERGWGYARFSREFRRLCAELRLDDVSPQRKQFDRWRLGQIKGVPRAEACEVLERMFPGWTAERLLALADPSPLPVTADAAPARTKREPEQAPEGVANVLLEEDEMKRRTLIRGLVIGTSLGVTEATLEVMAAARQRMDLTLEASAIGPATLERWETTAFEYAHAYQTVPPQRLLADVLADFTEVQGLLEQRQPIRYRRRLCRVAAQLAALAGIFASALGAHREARGWFHTGRLAASEAGDNQLEGALTVRSAIVSLYYGTPASAHEQAARARHILGDTVGPATTRGLLVEARALARLGRGDEALPLLRQAEDAFGRLTVEDRDDPSFGHTERQFLWHLGNAWTHLGRSEDAWQVQRRALDLYPPTEYLDPTLIRLDRAVCLARDGEPEEAYRTAAQALTSLPDEHRTGMVMKYATDFSRTAGHPQLPVGREFAELLRA, from the coding sequence GTGGGCGACAGGCAGCTGACGGTGTTCGGCATGTTGGTGCGGGAGCGCGGTTGGGGCTACGCGCGGTTCAGCCGGGAGTTCAGGCGGCTCTGCGCCGAGCTGCGCTTAGACGACGTGTCCCCGCAGCGAAAGCAGTTCGACCGGTGGCGCCTGGGCCAGATCAAGGGCGTGCCACGCGCTGAGGCGTGCGAGGTTCTCGAGCGGATGTTCCCGGGCTGGACAGCCGAGAGGCTGCTCGCCCTGGCGGACCCCTCGCCGCTTCCCGTGACCGCCGACGCCGCACCGGCACGCACTAAGCGAGAACCCGAGCAGGCGCCCGAAGGGGTGGCCAACGTGCTCTTGGAGGAGGACGAGATGAAGCGGCGAACCTTGATCCGCGGCCTTGTCATCGGAACGAGCCTGGGTGTCACCGAGGCCACACTGGAGGTCATGGCCGCCGCGCGGCAGCGCATGGACCTGACTCTGGAGGCGTCGGCCATCGGGCCCGCGACCCTGGAGCGCTGGGAGACCACCGCCTTCGAGTACGCGCACGCCTACCAGACCGTCCCACCGCAGCGGCTCCTCGCCGACGTCCTCGCCGACTTCACCGAAGTGCAGGGACTGCTGGAGCAGCGACAGCCGATCCGCTACCGCCGTCGCCTATGCCGGGTCGCCGCCCAACTCGCGGCCCTGGCCGGCATCTTCGCCTCAGCGCTCGGCGCGCACCGCGAGGCCCGCGGCTGGTTTCACACAGGACGTCTCGCCGCCTCGGAGGCTGGCGACAACCAGCTCGAAGGCGCGCTCACCGTACGCTCGGCCATCGTCTCCCTCTACTACGGGACTCCAGCCTCCGCCCACGAGCAGGCCGCCCGAGCGCGCCACATCCTGGGCGACACCGTGGGCCCCGCCACCACCCGGGGCCTGCTCGTCGAGGCTCGCGCGCTCGCCCGCCTCGGGCGAGGAGACGAGGCCCTGCCGCTGCTGCGCCAGGCCGAGGACGCGTTCGGCCGACTCACCGTCGAGGACCGCGACGACCCTTCCTTCGGCCACACCGAGCGGCAGTTCCTCTGGCACCTCGGTAACGCGTGGACGCACCTGGGACGCTCGGAGGACGCCTGGCAGGTCCAGCGGCGGGCGCTCGACCTGTATCCGCCCACCGAATACCTCGACCCGACCCTGATCCGCCTGGACCGCGCGGTGTGCCTCGCGCGGGACGGCGAACCGGAGGAGGCGTACCGCACCGCCGCACAGGCCCTGACGTCGCTGCCGGACGAACATCGCACCGGCATGGTCATGAAGTACGCCACCGACTTCAGCCGTACCGCCGGGCATCCCCAGCTCCCCGTCGGCAGGGAGTTCGCCGAGCTGCTGCGGGCCTGA
- a CDS encoding fumarylacetoacetate hydrolase family protein: MRLTDESQRLARFEWQGEVLHGRLITTDGDDVLEVLAADPLRSAAEPTGRRLPLDDVRLLAPVTPGKIVAVGRNYADHIAELSLDTPTAPRLFFKPPSAVVGPGEAIRYPAQSREVHYEAELAVVIGRTARGITAEQALEYVFGYTCANDVTARDIQREDGQPSWAKAFDTFCPLGPWITTNLDPTKLDVRCEVNGTERQSAGTDTMLHPVASLLAYITAAVTLEPGDVLLTGTPAGVGPVVPGDEVAVYISGIGSLVNPVAGR, encoded by the coding sequence ATGAGGCTGACTGATGAATCGCAGCGGCTGGCAAGGTTCGAGTGGCAGGGTGAGGTCCTTCACGGGCGCCTCATAACCACCGACGGCGATGATGTCCTGGAAGTGCTGGCTGCCGATCCGCTGAGAAGCGCGGCGGAGCCCACGGGCCGCCGTCTCCCGCTCGATGACGTGCGACTGCTGGCCCCGGTCACGCCCGGGAAGATCGTCGCGGTCGGCCGGAACTACGCCGACCACATCGCCGAGTTGAGCCTCGACACGCCGACCGCGCCCCGGCTCTTCTTCAAGCCACCGTCCGCCGTGGTCGGCCCTGGAGAGGCGATCCGCTACCCGGCCCAGTCACGCGAGGTGCACTACGAGGCCGAGCTCGCCGTGGTCATTGGCCGTACGGCTCGCGGGATCACCGCCGAGCAGGCACTGGAGTACGTCTTCGGCTACACATGCGCCAACGACGTGACCGCCCGCGACATCCAGCGGGAGGACGGACAGCCGTCCTGGGCAAAGGCGTTCGACACCTTCTGCCCGCTCGGCCCGTGGATCACCACCAACCTCGACCCGACGAAGCTCGACGTACGCTGCGAGGTCAACGGCACCGAGCGGCAGTCGGCCGGGACGGACACGATGCTGCATCCGGTCGCCTCCCTGCTGGCGTACATCACGGCGGCGGTCACCCTGGAGCCGGGGGACGTGCTCCTGACCGGCACACCCGCAGGGGTGGGCCCCGTCGTTCCGGGTGACGAGGTGGCGGTGTACATCTCCGGCATCGGTTCCCTGGTCAATCCCGTGGCCGGTCGGTAG
- a CDS encoding DUF6183 family protein — MDHRIEKTVEKLPKAKNVNAVWAELDRRMADGDVSFLGDLGVELLRRSVPGSARVWQYESVLDRAIRLLALAPGGSGVEQLLRLVAGEDRSARKRARYVASLIASAQDADALRPLFRGARSGAGASNELRACTVHELVVRGIGLTDLPEALNWASGPGIGRHPLAWLPLRRSEPESGADLPSYSVQGSTSSLPFGPINEVVRPLPLRSGQFAALASEAADLSSVPAAVANWADESNGRIEARAFDLEHPLDEPDIPQALLGLGLDCLAGHSRRTDFSVARSAAGAAWSVLFAAASSGGAYNHGLYGAYGRLAAWRSLGGLAGAGVDTTASEVEERAATCGWYRFGAATPWYHNVAWDIGLATLDQERTRVTVLAATDTD; from the coding sequence GTGGATCACCGCATAGAGAAGACCGTGGAGAAGCTACCCAAGGCCAAGAACGTCAACGCCGTGTGGGCGGAGCTGGACCGCCGCATGGCCGACGGAGATGTCTCGTTCCTCGGAGACCTGGGGGTGGAGCTGCTCCGGCGGTCGGTTCCCGGTTCGGCTCGGGTGTGGCAGTACGAGAGCGTCCTGGACCGGGCGATTCGGCTGTTGGCCCTGGCTCCGGGAGGAAGTGGGGTCGAGCAGCTCCTGCGTCTGGTCGCTGGCGAGGACCGGTCGGCGCGGAAGCGGGCGCGCTATGTGGCGTCCCTGATCGCGTCGGCACAGGACGCCGACGCTCTTCGTCCGCTCTTCCGTGGTGCGCGCTCGGGGGCTGGAGCCTCTAACGAACTGCGGGCCTGCACGGTTCACGAGCTGGTGGTGAGAGGGATCGGCCTCACCGATCTGCCGGAAGCGCTGAACTGGGCTTCCGGCCCTGGTATCGGTCGGCATCCGCTTGCCTGGCTGCCGTTGCGGCGCTCCGAGCCGGAGTCCGGTGCCGACCTGCCCAGCTACTCGGTTCAGGGAAGCACGTCCTCGCTCCCCTTCGGCCCCATCAACGAGGTCGTCCGGCCCCTCCCACTGCGTTCTGGGCAGTTCGCGGCGCTCGCGTCGGAAGCGGCCGATCTGAGCTCAGTACCCGCCGCTGTGGCCAACTGGGCGGACGAGTCCAACGGCCGGATCGAGGCCCGCGCATTCGACCTGGAACATCCCCTGGACGAGCCGGACATACCGCAGGCCCTGCTCGGTCTCGGCCTCGACTGCCTCGCCGGCCACAGCCGCCGTACGGACTTCTCGGTGGCCCGGTCCGCCGCGGGGGCCGCATGGAGCGTCCTCTTCGCGGCGGCCTCATCGGGCGGGGCGTACAACCACGGTCTGTACGGCGCTTACGGACGGCTCGCCGCCTGGCGCTCCCTTGGCGGGCTCGCTGGGGCGGGGGTAGACACGACCGCCTCGGAGGTCGAGGAGCGCGCTGCTACATGCGGCTGGTACCGCTTCGGCGCTGCGACTCCCTGGTACCACAATGTCGCCTGGGACATCGGGCTGGCCACCCTGGACCAGGAGCGGACCCGGGTCACGGTTCTGGCCGCTACGGACACCGACTGA
- a CDS encoding DUF6093 family protein, which yields MALDLSGVRRVVEGLLDDEVRLWRDSDGASGDELDEQTGELRPGSGAAALLWEGPGAIVRPGQLSSIPSLDGVVAPYPAQTAYQALLPLAAPLVMADDVLSVSRSARDEQLVGRRFRVVEVAVGTYSVVRVVRLEVIS from the coding sequence GTGGCACTTGATCTGTCGGGAGTGCGGCGGGTTGTGGAGGGACTGCTCGACGATGAGGTCCGGCTGTGGCGGGATTCGGACGGCGCCTCGGGTGACGAACTGGACGAGCAGACCGGAGAGCTGAGGCCGGGCAGCGGGGCAGCGGCTCTGCTGTGGGAAGGGCCTGGGGCGATCGTGCGTCCGGGGCAGCTTTCGTCCATTCCCTCTCTGGATGGGGTGGTCGCCCCGTATCCGGCCCAGACCGCGTACCAGGCGCTGCTGCCCCTTGCCGCGCCGCTGGTGATGGCCGATGACGTGCTGAGCGTTTCCCGTTCCGCGCGTGACGAGCAGCTGGTCGGCCGTCGCTTCCGGGTGGTGGAAGTCGCTGTCGGTACGTACTCGGTGGTGCGCGTGGTGCGCTTGGAGGTGATCAGTTGA
- a CDS encoding HK97 gp10 family phage protein — translation MAVNPHPNAHPNAAAFRDPIELAATLSGMGPAVRARTRAITRHHAMLLRVRIQKNASGRPGPNVITGQYRASWDVKVTVAGGRANAVVFTDAPQSRRLEYGFVGVDRLGRQYRQPPYPHIEPAFRQTEPGFLEALRTGVLPR, via the coding sequence ATGGCGGTGAACCCGCACCCCAACGCCCATCCCAACGCGGCGGCGTTCCGCGACCCGATTGAACTGGCGGCGACGCTGTCGGGGATGGGGCCGGCCGTACGGGCCCGGACGCGGGCGATCACCCGGCACCACGCGATGCTGTTGCGGGTGCGGATCCAGAAGAACGCCTCCGGGAGGCCGGGGCCGAACGTGATCACTGGCCAGTACCGGGCTTCCTGGGACGTGAAGGTGACCGTTGCCGGTGGCCGTGCGAACGCCGTGGTGTTCACGGACGCGCCGCAGTCGCGGCGGCTGGAGTACGGGTTCGTCGGCGTTGACAGGTTGGGGCGCCAGTACCGGCAGCCGCCCTACCCGCACATCGAGCCCGCGTTCCGGCAGACCGAGCCCGGGTTTCTGGAGGCACTGCGCACGGGGGTGCTGCCGCGGTGA
- a CDS encoding phage tail tube protein, with product MAQQRFMRRGITKILWLKDVAAETKIPVREEISAPNATDLTEAISDVDGWSLTNEAIETPDMASTFSSSIPGNDKADNSSITFYEDQLSDTIETLLPKGASGFVVFLRKGDVPGSKSMDTFPVQVASRAAQYNAGNEAAKFQAIFSITSPPALDAAVPAASMGTA from the coding sequence GTGGCTCAGCAGCGCTTCATGCGGCGCGGCATCACCAAGATCCTCTGGTTGAAGGACGTCGCCGCCGAGACCAAGATCCCCGTCCGTGAGGAGATCTCCGCTCCGAACGCGACCGACCTGACCGAGGCGATCAGCGATGTCGACGGCTGGTCGCTGACGAACGAGGCGATCGAGACGCCGGACATGGCGTCCACCTTCTCGTCCTCGATCCCGGGGAACGACAAGGCCGACAACTCCTCGATCACCTTCTACGAGGACCAGCTCAGCGACACCATCGAGACCCTGCTGCCCAAGGGCGCGAGTGGCTTCGTCGTCTTCCTGCGCAAGGGCGACGTCCCCGGGTCGAAGTCGATGGACACCTTCCCGGTCCAGGTAGCTTCGCGCGCCGCGCAGTACAACGCGGGCAACGAGGCGGCGAAGTTCCAGGCGATCTTCTCAATCACCTCCCCGCCTGCGCTGGACGCCGCCGTTCCGGCCGCCTCGATGGGTACCGCCTGA